The Prunus persica cultivar Lovell chromosome G7, Prunus_persica_NCBIv2, whole genome shotgun sequence genome has a segment encoding these proteins:
- the LOC18771337 gene encoding probable E3 ubiquitin-protein ligase RNF217: protein MDLSITEVGESFNSENTKTQQAFVCEICVELKAAASDWFGIKNCSHAYCRDCMVSYVASKLEENITSIRCPDPDCTSGLLDPEHCRSILPREVFERWGVALCEAVVPASQKVYCPYKDCSAMLIIDDDGKKGMIVRQSDCPHCRKLFCAQCKVPWHVGFECAKFQKLNKVERERENMLRNLAKKEQWRRCPNCRFYVERSRGCNIIQCRCKTKFCYECGELYINCKCKIDCFVCLLGCCGLIVVVVSFFVVIVMFWRAVAEP from the exons ATGGATTTATCCATAACTGAAGTTGGGGAGTCTTTCAACTCGGAGAATACAAAGACCCAGCAGGCTTTTGTCTGTGAAATCTGTGTTGAGCTCAAGGCAGCAGCATCCGATTGGTTTGGCATAAAAAATTGCAGCCATGCTTACTGTAGGGACTGCATGGTCAGTTACGTGGCCTCCAAGCTTGAAGAGAACATCACAAGCATCCGGTGCCCCGACCCAGATTGCACATCAGGGCTCCTAGATCCCGAGCATTGTCGTTCGATCCTCCCCCGGGAGGTGTTTGAGAGGTGGGGAGTTGCCTTGTGTGAGGCTGTGGTACCTGCCTCTCAAAAGGTTTACTGTCCCTACAAGGATTGCTCTGCAATGCTAATCATTGATGATGATGGGAAGAAAGGGATGATCGTAAGGCAATCGGACTGCCCCCATTGTAGGAAATTGTTCTGCGCGCAGTGTAAGGTTCCTTGGCATGTAGGGTTTGAGTGTGCCAAGTTTCAGAAGTTGAACAAGGTTGAGAGGGAAAGGGAGAACATGTTGAGAAACCTTGCGAAGAAGGAACAATGGAGGAGATGTCCCAATTGCAGGTTCTATGTGGAAAGATCGCGGGGTTGCAACATCATCCAATGCAG GTGCAAAACTAAGTTCTGCTACGAATGTGGTGAACTTTACATCAATTGCAAGTGCAAaattgattgttttgtttgtttgttggggTGCTGCGGacttattgttgttgttgttagtttttttgttgttattgttATGTTCTGGCGGGCAGTGGCAGAGCCATGA